GGCCCGTCGTCGGCTGTCCATCGGCGAGTGGTCCAGCCGTCGTGATCCGCCGCCGCGCCCGGCCGCGTACGAGAGGTGATCACCGACGAGCGCGCCGAGGGTGGCCGCCATGATCACTAGCAGCAGGTTCGGCTCGCCGCCGGTGGCCAGGACGGTGACCGTGATGATCGCCGCCTCGGCCGGTACCAGGGGGAAGAACACGTCGACCGCGGTGAGCCCGAACAGCAGCAGGTACACCCACGGCGAGGTGAGCGTCTGCCGGATCAGGTCGAGGGCGGCCTCCATGGACCCATGCTCACCGCCGGACGGGCGCCCCGTGGCGGGACAGACGAATCGCTGCTGATCAGGGGTAGAACGGCTGCACCCGGGCGATCACGCCGACGGAAGGGCCCGACACGCCGCACGTCGCGACCGCCGCCCTCGGCCCCCGGGAGAGCGGGCGGCCGGCGGGGTGAGCAGGGCACCGCGCGCGGTCTTGTCCTGCGCCGTCGGGCCGTGCGAGGTGAGCACGACGGGTGCGCCCAGCGCCTGCTCCACCGCCATGGACCAGTCGGCCGGCGGGGCGTCGTCGTACACCGGGCGGGCCCGCAGCAGCCGGGCGGTGAGCGCCGCCTGCCGGTCGAGGTCGCCGGGCGGGCCCGGGGCCAGCCGGTCCAGGTCGGCGTAGCGGCGGCAGATCCGCAGGCCGAGGCCGCGACCGGCATGGTCCAGGTGGGTCAGCGCCAGGCCGTCGACCCCACCGGCGACCGCCAGGGCGTACGCGTGGGCGACCGCGTCGAAGTGGCCGAACCGGAAGCGGCCCTGCCACGGGTTCGTCGGGTTGTGCGGATCGGCCAGCGGCAGCGCCGCGTCCTCGGTGACGAGGGGCCCCGGCCCGTGCCGGGTGGTGACCGTCCGCAGCACCCCGATCCGGGTCGCCGAACCGGCCATCCCGGCCTCGGCCAGCAGTGCCTCGGCGTTGGTGAAGGTGGTGGTGCTCCACGTCGTGTACGGGTGGAAGCCGTGCCACTCGTCCAGCAGCACGCCCTGCGCCCCCTCGAACACGCACAGCCCGGCCCGCAGCTCCCCGGCCAGCCAGGACCGGTCGACGATCGCCACCCGCCGCGCGAAGGCGCGGTACGCGGGCAGGCAGTCGGCGACCGGGGGAGCGTCCAGCGGCCCGAGTTCGGCGTGCAGCCGGTCGCGCAGCATGGTCAGCCGGCGGCGCAGCCGCTCCGGGCGGTGGCAGTCCGCCACCCGTGGTGCCTGGTCGGGGTGGGCGAGGCCGTACGCGACGGCCTCGCCCACCCCCAGCCCGCAGGAGCCGTGCCGGTCGACTCCCCGGGCCAGTTCCCGCGCCCGGTTCGCGGCCCGGTGGTACGGGGTGGCCAGCAGCGCGTCCCCGTCCACGGTCAGCCGGTCGAGCGCGTCGGGCACGCGTACGGTGGCGAGGTGGTCGGCCTCGGCGACCAGTGCCAGCGGGTCCACCACGACGTGCCGGGACAGGTGCGTCCGCACGCCGGGATGGAAGGTGCCGGCGCCGAACTGCGCGAACGTGTGGTGCCGGCCGTCGCGCAGCACGACGTTGTGTGCCGCCTGCGCGCCCCCGTTGAACCGCACCACCGTCCGCACCGGCCGGGTCGCGCAGAGCCAGTCCACGACGGTGCCCTTACCGGCGTCGCCGTACCCCAGGTCGACCACGATCGGGTGCGCTCCGCGCGGGCCCCTCGCCGCCGGCCCGCCGCCCGGCCCGACCCGCCGGCGCACCGCCCCGGCCACAACCGCACCCGCCACCGGCCCAGCCACGACCGCACCCGCCACCGGGCCGGCCGGGATCGCACCCGCCACCGTGCCGGTCACAGCCGGATGACCCCGCCGCCGGTGCCCCGGATGGCTGGCAGCTCGGTCACCTCGGCCCGCCGGCCCCCGCCGAGACGGGCCAGCGCCTTCGACACGGTGCCGGTGGCCGCCGAGCCCGCCCGGTCCAGGTCCCGCAGGCCCTCGTCGAGGTCGATGGCCTGCTCGCCGAGGCCCACGGTGAGCGCGATGGTCTCGCAGACCGCGCCGAGGTCGTCCAGCTCCAGGACGTTCTGGCCGAGCAGGTCACGCCAGAAGTCGAGCACCCGGCGGTTGCCCGAGTAGTGGCTGCCGGCGGGGATCAGGTGGTACGTGTCCCAGCGGCGGGTGACCTCGTCGACGATCTGCCGCAGCGGCACGTCCTCGCGCAGGTCGCCCTCGATCAGCCGGGCCACCTCGGTGGCCTTCACCTTCGGGTAGGCCAGCTCGTCGCCGATGACGAACAGGTAGCCGCGCCGGCCGCGCTTCTCCCAGTGGTCGGTGACCGTGTGTCGGGCCATGAAGTACAGCGCCAGCTCGTAGGACTCCCGCAGCTGACCGCCACCGCCGCCCTCCAGCACGATCCGGCCGAGGTCGTCGTCCATCCGGTTGTCGGACTCGAACTGACCGATCTGCAGCGGCACCCGGTCGCAGGTGGCGTCGCCGATCGCCCCGAACATGATCTGCGGGTCCCGGGCGTACCCCTGGCGCAGCAGCAGGCCCAGCAGGTGCGGCAGCTTGGCCTGGAGGATGCGGGGCACGTACCCCATCGAGCCGGTCACGTCGAAGAGCACGGCGACGGGGGTCGACCGCGGGTGCTCGGCGCAGTCGCGGCTCTCCCGCACCGCGCCGCGAGGGTCCAGTGCCGGATGGACCACCCGCGCCCCGCTGTCGCTGTAGGAGAAGGCGCTGGCGCCGGTGGCCCGGCGGTACCGGTCGGCGGCGTCGTACACGTCGGTGGACCACATTCCGCTGCCCATGGCAGCCTCCTTAGCGGTTGAGGGTGAAGGGTCGGAAGGTGCGCGGCCCGTAGAGCCGGTGCAGCAGGTCGTCGAGTTCGCGCAGCAGCCGCCAGGCGTCGTCGGGACGGGCACGCAGCAGCCGTTGCCGGCAGCCACGGGCGAAGGCGAGCAGCTCGCGCGGCGCCCGGCGGCCCATCAGCCAGACCATGCAACGGGTGGCCAGCGCGATGTCGGTGCCGGGCCCGCACGGGCGACCCTCGGTGACCTCGGCCGGGTACCAGTCCTCGTAGCCGGGCATCAGCGCCGCAACGGTGCCGCCCGGCTCGGTCGAGAAGCACCAGTCGACCAGCACCACACCGTGCTCGTCCGGTTCGATCAGGACGTGCGGCGGCAGCACCGCGCCGTGCACCACGCCCGCCCGGTGGGCGAGGCCGAGCGCGACCAGCAGCCGCCGCCACATCCAGGCCACGTCGCGGGCGTCCAGCCCGCCCGGGTGGGCGCGCCCCACCTCGACCAGGCTGTGCAGACCGGGCGCGGTGGCGAGCACGGTGACCTGGCGTTGCGCCCCGGTGGCGGCGTCCCGGTGGGCGAAGCTGTCGACCAGCCGGGGCACGTACGGCAGCCAGCGCGGGTCACCCCGCTCGGCGAGCGTGCGCAGGGCGCGCTGCTCGCGGACCATGAGGTCGTTGTCGGCCGCGTTGCGGGGCAGCTTGAGCAGCCGGTCGGCGCCGACGTCGTACAGGTCGGCGAGGTCTCCGGAGTACGCGGGCCGGCCGCACCGGTAGCCGCGCAGCACGGTCACCCGGCGGGCCCGCCAGCGGGCGGTGACCCGGTGCAGGGCGTTGACGGCGGCGGCGCGGACCCCCGGGCCGGCCCAGCCGAGCCGATCGGGGTGCAGCGCGCCGACGAGTTCCCGGTAGCGCCGCTCCGGCGCGTCGGCGCCGAACAGCTCGTCGTCGTCGCGGGCGGCGGCGACCATGCGGATCGCCTCGTCGGTCGTCATCGCACCGTCTCCTCGCGGGCCGGGCGCAGCAGCGCCGGGTGCAGGAGTCGGGCGTCACCGGCCCGGTAGAGCCGCGCGCGCGGGCCGCCCCGGGTGCCACCGCGCTCGGTGCTGGCGCCGGTGCTCTCCACGAAGCCCGGCACGGAGAGCACCTTGCGGTGGAAGTTGCCGGCGTGCAGCTGGTGCCCCCAGACCGTCTCGTAGACGGCCCGCAGCTCGCCGATGGTGAACTCGGGCGCGAGGAAGCGGGTGGCCAGCGGGGTGTACTCCAGCTTGGAGCGGGCCCGCTCCAGCCCGTCGGCGACGATGTGGCCGTGGTCGAAGGCGAGCTGCCGGTTGGCCAGCTCGGCGACCGGCACCCAGGCCGCCTCGTCGGCGTCGGTGCCGGCCGTGGCGTCCGGCAGGTCGGGGGCGAAGGCGAGGTGCGCGACGGAGACGATCCGCATCCGTGGGTCGCGGTCGGGCGCGCCGAAGGAGGCCAGTTGCTCGACGTGGACGCGGCGCAGCCGCTCGCCGGCGAGGCCGGTCTCCTCGGCCAGCTCCCGCCGGGCGGCGACGGTCAGGTCCTCGTCGGGCCGGACGAAGCCGCCGGGCAACGCCCAGTGGCCCGCGTACGGCTGCTCGCCGCGGCGGATCAGCAGCAGGTGCAGCGCGCCGTCGCGGATGGTCAGGGCGACGACGTCGACGGTCACCGCCACGGCCGGGTAGGCGCGCGGGTCGTAGGCGGCGAGGAAATCCTGCTCGTTCACGCTCGATCAACCTCACTTAGAGAACATCTCTATATGAGAACAACCTAGCGGCAAAGCGAGGGCCGGGCAAGTACCCGGCCCTCGATCAGCGGATGGTGCCCACCAGATGTGGGCGACCGCGCAGGTCATGCAGGCTGAAGTCCCAGCCCGGGCCCGATGCGGTGGCGCTGAAGGCCACCGTGCCGGGCAGCGGCACCGGCAGCTTGAACGCCACGTCGACCGTGTACGCCTCGGGTAGCCGGCTCTCCAGCGCGGCGAGACAACGCGCCTTGCTCCACATCCCGTGCGCGATGGGCCGGGGGAAGCCGAGCAGCCGAGCGCCCCACCGCGAGGTGTGGATCGGATTGTGGTCGCCGGAGACGCGGGCGTAGTCCGTACCCACCCGGGGTGCCACCCGCCAGCGGGCGGTGGCGGCCGGCGGCGCGGGCCGCTCACCCCGGTCGCGCCGCTCGCCGTCGCCGGGGGTGCGCTGCCGCCCGAGGTACGTCGAGACGCCGCGCCACACCTCCTCTCCGTCGACCGATCCGACGAGGACGACATCCAGCTGCCGCCCCCGGTCGTGCGGGCGCAGGTTCTCCGCCCAGGTGCTGAAGTCCAGCCGGTCGGCGACGGTGATCGGCCGGTGCACGGTGATCCGGTTGCCGACGTGCACCACCCCGGTCAGCGGGATCGGGAACTCCGGCGCCGTGATCAGGCGCAGCGCCAGCGGGAAGCCCATGACGTGCGGGAAGGTCGCGGGCAGCTGGTCGGCCAGCCGGAATCCGCACACCCGGTCGTAGTCGGCCAGCCACTCCGGATCCACCGCGACCCCGCCGACGGTCAGCTCGACCGCCGGCACGCCGTCGCCGCGCCGGCCGCCCAGCCCGGGCAGCGCGCCCAGCAGCGCCCGCCGGTACAGCGGCCCGGCCGCCGGCATCCGGGGCAGCTCGACCCGAGCCCGGGCGGCCGGCTCCACGAGCCCGCTGGCCAGGCCGCCATCGCCTGCCGCGCCGCTGTCGCCTGCCATGCCGCCACCGCCTGCCGGGGCGCTGTGGCCTGCCGCGCGGCTGTCGCCCGCTGGTCCGCCCGCCGGCCCGCCCGCCGAGGCAGCGTCGCCTGCCGGGCCGCTGCCGCCTGCCGGGCCGCCTGCCGGGGTGCTGTCCCCCGCCGGGCCGCCTGCTGGGCCGCTGTCGCCTGCCGGGGCGGCGAACGCGGCGGCCAGGATCTCCGGGGTCAGGGTCTCCGTGGGCCCGTCGATCAACTCGCCGACTGACAGGTCGTCGGCCGGTTCCTCACTGCGCCTGCGCCGGGCCATCACGCCCCCAGCAGGCTCTGGCCGCAGACCCGGACCACGTTGCCGCTGACCGCGCCGGACGCCGGCCAGGCCAGCCAGCCGATGGTCTCCGCGACGTCCACCGGCAGCCCGCCCTGGGAGAGGCTGTTCATCCGGCGACCCGCCTCGCGCAGCATCAGCGGAATCCGGGCGGTCAGTCGGGTCTCGATGAACCCGGGCGCGACGGCGTTGACGCTGATCTGCCGCTCGCGCAGCGCCGGAGCCAGCGACTCGACCAGCCCGATCACGCCCGCCTTGCTGGTGGCGTAGTTGGTCTGGCCGCGGTTGCCGGCGATCCCGGCGATCGAGGAGACGCCGACGATCCGCCCACCGGCCGGGATGAGCGCGCGTTCCAGCAGCAGGTCGTTGATCCGCTCCTGGCTGCCGAGGTTGACGTCGATGACCTGGTCCCACCGGTCGGCATCCATCCGGCCGAGGGTCTTGTCCCGGGTGATGCCGGCG
This is a stretch of genomic DNA from Micromonospora sp. WMMD1082. It encodes these proteins:
- a CDS encoding adenylosuccinate synthetase, with translation MVVDLGYGDAGKGTVVDWLCATRPVRTVVRFNGGAQAAHNVVLRDGRHHTFAQFGAGTFHPGVRTHLSRHVVVDPLALVAEADHLATVRVPDALDRLTVDGDALLATPYHRAANRARELARGVDRHGSCGLGVGEAVAYGLAHPDQAPRVADCHRPERLRRRLTMLRDRLHAELGPLDAPPVADCLPAYRAFARRVAIVDRSWLAGELRAGLCVFEGAQGVLLDEWHGFHPYTTWSTTTFTNAEALLAEAGMAGSATRIGVLRTVTTRHGPGPLVTEDAALPLADPHNPTNPWQGRFRFGHFDAVAHAYALAVAGGVDGLALTHLDHAGRGLGLRICRRYADLDRLAPGPPGDLDRQAALTARLLRARPVYDDAPPADWSMAVEQALGAPVVLTSHGPTAQDKTARGALLTPPAARSPGGRGRRSRRAACRALPSA
- a CDS encoding serine/threonine protein kinase, producing the protein MTTDEAIRMVAAARDDDELFGADAPERRYRELVGALHPDRLGWAGPGVRAAAVNALHRVTARWRARRVTVLRGYRCGRPAYSGDLADLYDVGADRLLKLPRNAADNDLMVREQRALRTLAERGDPRWLPYVPRLVDSFAHRDAATGAQRQVTVLATAPGLHSLVEVGRAHPGGLDARDVAWMWRRLLVALGLAHRAGVVHGAVLPPHVLIEPDEHGVVLVDWCFSTEPGGTVAALMPGYEDWYPAEVTEGRPCGPGTDIALATRCMVWLMGRRAPRELLAFARGCRQRLLRARPDDAWRLLRELDDLLHRLYGPRTFRPFTLNR
- a CDS encoding NUDIX domain-containing protein — translated: MNEQDFLAAYDPRAYPAVAVTVDVVALTIRDGALHLLLIRRGEQPYAGHWALPGGFVRPDEDLTVAARRELAEETGLAGERLRRVHVEQLASFGAPDRDPRMRIVSVAHLAFAPDLPDATAGTDADEAAWVPVAELANRQLAFDHGHIVADGLERARSKLEYTPLATRFLAPEFTIGELRAVYETVWGHQLHAGNFHRKVLSVPGFVESTGASTERGGTRGGPRARLYRAGDARLLHPALLRPAREETVR
- a CDS encoding MaoC/PaaZ C-terminal domain-containing protein — protein: MPAAGPLYRRALLGALPGLGGRRGDGVPAVELTVGGVAVDPEWLADYDRVCGFRLADQLPATFPHVMGFPLALRLITAPEFPIPLTGVVHVGNRITVHRPITVADRLDFSTWAENLRPHDRGRQLDVVLVGSVDGEEVWRGVSTYLGRQRTPGDGERRDRGERPAPPAATARWRVAPRVGTDYARVSGDHNPIHTSRWGARLLGFPRPIAHGMWSKARCLAALESRLPEAYTVDVAFKLPVPLPGTVAFSATASGPGWDFSLHDLRGRPHLVGTIR